TTTGTCGGCGTTTCCATATATACATGGACAAGCATTATAGGGGTTATTCTTGCAGGAATAAGCATAGGTGCATATATCGGTGGAAGACTGGTAGACAGGTTCCCTGCTAAAAAAACACTTGGGTGGCTCTTGTTATTGTCGGGAGTCGCAGCCCTTACAATCATCCCGCTTACAACACTCGTTGCGGCATACCGCTTTCCCCTCTCTTTGATGATGCGTATTTTTCTCGTTACCTCAATAATTTTCTTTATACCCGGTTGTATACTCGGCACCATTTCTCCTGTTGTAGTGAGACTGACGCTGAAAAACCTCGACAAAGCAGGCAATGTCATAGGCAAGATATATGCCTTTTCAACTCTGGGGGCAATAATCGGTACATTTGCTACAGGTTTTTTGCTTATTTCCTGGATGGGGACAAGAAGCATTATTTTAACAATGGGGATAGTACTGATTCTTGCAGCAGTATTTTCAGGCACACTGTTTAAGACAAAGAAGTCGGCAATCATATTTCTTATTATTGCATCACCTTGCATTTTGGGGATACATTACTTCCTTTATAAAATCCCTCTTTCAGATAAAACCTATCTCTATAAAGAAAGCGATTATTACACCATAAAACTTACAAAGACAACCGGCCATGACAAGAATACGCCTCTTGAAGCCATGATCCTTGACAACCTGATACATTCTTATGTAGCGCTCAACAATCCGCTTCATATAGAATATGAATATGAAAGAATATATACTGACGTACTGAAGTGGAAACTCAATAAAAACGATAGTTTTAAAAGTCTCACAATCGGTGGGGGTGGATATACCTTTCCGAGATACATGGAAGTTTTTTATCCGAACGCACAAATAGATGTTGTGGAAATAGATCCGGAAGTTACAAAAATTGTCTATAATAACCTTGGATTGCCGAAAAACACAAAAATCAGAACATACAATGAAGACGGCCGGTGGTATGTAATGAACTGCAAAGAAAAATACGATATCGTTTTCACTGATGCATATAACGATCTTTCCATCCCCTACCACCTGACAACAAAAGAATTTATGGAGCAGATCAAAGGGGTTATGAATCTAGGCGGCATCCTCATGTCAAACATCATCGACAATTTTCAAAAGGGGGCATTCCTGCCTTCCTATATAAAAACACTGCGGGAGGTCTTCGGACAAAAAAATGTATATCTTATATCGGTCAGCCCTGACTTTAAAAACACTAAGATCAGCACGTTCATAGTAGTCGCAGGTAACGGCGGTATTAACATAAAGGACTTTTCAGATCATATAAAGAGCCGTATGGAAGGTAAGGCCACATCTGCCATTATACCGGAAAATCTGATGGAAGAATTCATCAACAATAGATATTCTATCATCATTAAAGACGATTATGCACCGATCGATAACCTCATCGCTCCTGTTTTTGAAGAAAGGTTCGGATACAGAAGGAGCTGACAGGAACATTGAACATAAAGCATGATGAAATAAAATGATGTTCAGGTAAAAGATATTGATTTACCGGCATAAATCTTTTAATATTATAAACAATGCGGGCATAACTCAGATGGTAGAGTGCAAGCTTCCCAAGCTTGATGCCGCGGGTTCGATCCCCGCTGCCCGCTCCAATAAATCATAATAAATTCAAGGTGTTAGTCCAAACCTTTCACGACTGTCCCCGGTACTGTCCCCATAAGGAACCGGGAATTTGCTTTTCTGGGTGAAAACGAAGTCCCTGCCAAAATATTCGAGCATTTTCTCGCCATCCTTTTCCAGCCCCTCCACGTAATTCCCGTACACTTCATAAACCATTTGCTTGCTGGCATGGCCCATGAGCTTAACGAGTCGTAGCGGGTTAATCCCGACTATCAGGCTCCACGCCGCAAAGGAGTGCCGCGCCGAATAGGAAGTAACGTGAATAATCCCGGACGCTTTTACCGCCTTCTTCCATATTTTGCAGAACCGACTACTGTCGAATCTTTTGCCGTCTTCCATGGTGAAGACATAGGAAGAATCGGAGCGTTTGAGAATGGTATCGAGCCGTTCTCTTATTGCCCTGGTAATGAGGATTTTCCGTCTACGGAAGGCCGTCTTCAGGCTCTTCTTGTCTTCCCCCAAAACGTAGGAGCTTTTAACGTTGATATAATTGCCCTCGATGTCCTCTTTCCTCAGTCCACCAATTTCAGAACTTATCATGCCGGTTAAAATCATGATCTCTGCAATGGGCCGATAGTACGCTTCCAGATGTTTCAGAAACAGGAGCCATTCATCAAAACGAATGACAACGTGCTCTTTCTTCTCAGTTTTCGTAAGCCTCTTGTTCAGGTTATCAAAAGGGCTCTTCAAAAGCCACCGGTAATGATCGCAGGCATCGTTCCAGATGGCCCGTAAGGGTATCAGGACGTTTACCTTGCGGCTGGTGGAAAGTGGCTTTCCCTTTTCTCTCCCCTGTGACCGGACAAGCGTCTCGGTGAAAATGAAAACCGTTGCGCTGGTGATCTGGTAGAAAGAGACATTTTTGAAGTATGGAAGTATCCGCGTCTCTATAGCTTCCCGGTAATCTTTTCTTTTGGTTGAAGAACTGAAAGATGGCAATATTGTCTCAATCCATTCCTTGGCATACTCACCAAAAAGCACCTGGTGGGGTTCAGGACGGTATTCCCTACCCTCATGCTGAGTAAAGTACACTTTTTCGGCTTCCGATGCACCTGGAAAAGCCTCAGCAAATTTGAATGCACCGTTTTCTATCCGCTCCATTGTTCTATCCAGAAACTCCCTGACTTTAATTTCATTGGCCGGGTTGTCGTCAAGCTCCGTTGACTTAGTGATCCGTTTGCCAAAGTAGTAGAAATCCACATAGAGTTTGTTTGATCCCTTACGCCTCTTGATGTTCCCCTGCTTGAGAACTGGGGCATCAAGCGTGATGTTTCTTTTTTTCTGTCTCATTATGTCACCTCATGACATTG
The sequence above is a segment of the Pseudomonadota bacterium genome. Coding sequences within it:
- a CDS encoding tyrosine-type recombinase/integrase; this encodes MRQKKRNITLDAPVLKQGNIKRRKGSNKLYVDFYYFGKRITKSTELDDNPANEIKVREFLDRTMERIENGAFKFAEAFPGASEAEKVYFTQHEGREYRPEPHQVLFGEYAKEWIETILPSFSSSTKRKDYREAIETRILPYFKNVSFYQITSATVFIFTETLVRSQGREKGKPLSTSRKVNVLIPLRAIWNDACDHYRWLLKSPFDNLNKRLTKTEKKEHVVIRFDEWLLFLKHLEAYYRPIAEIMILTGMISSEIGGLRKEDIEGNYINVKSSYVLGEDKKSLKTAFRRRKILITRAIRERLDTILKRSDSSYVFTMEDGKRFDSSRFCKIWKKAVKASGIIHVTSYSARHSFAAWSLIVGINPLRLVKLMGHASKQMVYEVYGNYVEGLEKDGEKMLEYFGRDFVFTQKSKFPVPYGDSTGDSRERFGLTP
- a CDS encoding fused MFS/spermidine synthase produces the protein MSLLEAYIITFIASFCSLVIEMVAGRILAPFVGVSIYTWTSIIGVILAGISIGAYIGGRLVDRFPAKKTLGWLLLLSGVAALTIIPLTTLVAAYRFPLSLMMRIFLVTSIIFFIPGCILGTISPVVVRLTLKNLDKAGNVIGKIYAFSTLGAIIGTFATGFLLISWMGTRSIILTMGIVLILAAVFSGTLFKTKKSAIIFLIIASPCILGIHYFLYKIPLSDKTYLYKESDYYTIKLTKTTGHDKNTPLEAMILDNLIHSYVALNNPLHIEYEYERIYTDVLKWKLNKNDSFKSLTIGGGGYTFPRYMEVFYPNAQIDVVEIDPEVTKIVYNNLGLPKNTKIRTYNEDGRWYVMNCKEKYDIVFTDAYNDLSIPYHLTTKEFMEQIKGVMNLGGILMSNIIDNFQKGAFLPSYIKTLREVFGQKNVYLISVSPDFKNTKISTFIVVAGNGGINIKDFSDHIKSRMEGKATSAIIPENLMEEFINNRYSIIIKDDYAPIDNLIAPVFEERFGYRRS